The following nucleotide sequence is from Streptomyces leeuwenhoekii.
GTGAGCACCTCGCCGCTGGTGGAGAGGAAGACGACCGCGGCGTAGGCGTCCAGCGGCGCCTCCAGGACCGCCGGGTCCTCCGTGTGGTCGACGCCGAAGCCGTCGAGCGAGCGCAGGGCGTCGACGGCGGCGGGGATGGAGTCGTGACGGTAGTCGGTGGTGCGGGTGAAGACGAGCAGCCGGGAGGTCATCAGCCGCCCGCCCGCACGTCGTTGCGGGGCGCTCCGTCACCGACGGAGGGCAGGTCGCCGCGTTCCACCGGGGGCGCGGTGGCCGCGGGATCCGCCGGGGGCAGGAGGGCGGCCGTCTCGGCGGCGTCGGGCCGGTGCACCGCCCGGGCCGCCGCGCGCAGCACCTCGCGCGGTACGGCGTCCGCCTCGCCGGAGACCCGCACCACGTGTCCGTCCTCGGGCAGGGCGTACTCGTGCCACCCCGCGCCGGTGCGGTACCAGAGGCCGCCGTCGCGCGCGCACACCGCCGGCTCGCCGGCCAAGTCGCCGACGGGCCGCTCGGGGCAGGTGCCGGCGTCGATCGAGCCCCTCTCGGCGGAGAGCCGGAGCTGCGCGCCGGTGGCCCGTGCGACGTAGATGGCGGAGAAGCCGTCGTCGCCGAGCACACCGACGGACTGCCGGGCCAGGGCGTAGCCGGACGCCTCGGTCACGTAGACGAGTTCGGGCGCCACGCCCAGCGCGCGGGCGCGGGCGTCCAGCTCCCCGCGGCCGGCCGGGGACGCGGACGCGGCGGGCCCGGCGGACCCGCCCGGTTGACCGGCGGCCGGGCCGGACCCCGGCCGCTCGGTGCCGCAGGCGGCGAGCAGCACGAGAGCCGGCAGCAGCAACGAGGGCAGCAGGCGCGGGGAACGCATCATGCGGCCATCTTGCCGTACAGGTGTTCCCCGGCGGGCCGGACGGAGCGGACGCGCGCCTGGCGGGACCGGTGACGGCCGGTCGACCGCTCGGCGGGCTCCCGGGGGCGCGTGTCCGATTCCTTCAAGACGCGGCGCGGGCGTGATCCCTAACGTTCCCCACATGACCGCACGATTCGACGCCGTCGGCCTGGTCGTCTCCGACATGGCCGCTTCCGTGACCTTCTACCGCCGCCTCGGTTTCGCCTTCCCGGAGGGTGCCGAGACGGCTCCGCACGCCGAGGCCGTGCTGCCCGGTGGTATCCGGCTGCTGCTCGACACCGAGGAGAGCGTCCGCTCCTTCCACCCCGGATGGCGCCCGCCCACCGGGAGCGGGCGGGCCTCGCTGGCCCTGCTCTGCGACCGGCCCGAGGAGGTGGACGCGCTGTACGAGGATCTCGTCGGCGCCGGTCACCAGGGCGAGCTCAAGCCCTGGGACGCCGTCTGGGGGCAGCGGTACGCCATCGTGAACGACCCGGACGGCAACGGCGTCGACCTCTTCGCGCCGCTACCGTCGGCCCAGTAGCCCGCTCGGGGCCAGGCCCGTCAACCGCCGCACCTCACGGCTGAGGTGGGCCTGGTCCGCGTACCCGGCCCGGGCGGCGGTCTCCGCCAGGGGCACGCCGCCCCGGGCCAGCGCCAGGGCGCGCCGCAGCCGCAGTATCCGGGCCAGCGTCTTGGGGCCGTAGCCGAAGGCGGCCAGGGAGCGGCGGTGCAGCGCGCGGGCGCCCAGACCGAGCGCGTCGGCCGTCTCGGCGACCGGGCGGCCCGCGGCCAGCGCGGCCACGACCCGGCGCAGGAGGGGGTCGGGGGGAGCGGTGCCGGCCGCCCGTTCCAGCGCCAGCCGCTCCAGCGCGCCGGCCTGGTCGGCGGCGGCGTTCACCCGGGCGGTGAGCTGCCGCACCCGGGCGGCGGGCCACAGATCGGCGAGTTCGACACGCCGGTCGCGCAGCTCGTGGGCGGGCACCCCCAGCAGGGCGGGCGCGGTGCCGGGGTAGAAGCGGACGCCGGCCCAGCGGCCGGACGGGCCCTCGGCGAGGTGCGCGCGGGTGTCCGGGCCGGCGACCAGCAGCCGCCCCTCGTGCCACAGCAGGTCCATGCAGCCGTCCGGCAGGATCCGCGCGGCATCGGGCCCGGAGGGGGCGTTCGTCCACACCACCGCGCCGCTCAGCCGGGACGCACGCTCGGTGTACACGTGCCTAGGAGTCCTCCGGCTTCTGCGGCGGGGTCGCCCTGGCGTGGGCGCGCAGCCGGGCGGTGACGTCCTCCGGCGGCAGGAAGCGCGACCAGCGCTCGGGGAACTCGGAGGGCATGTCGGGGTCGGCGGCGCCGCTCGCGGCGGCCCGGGCGACGTACTCGGCGACCTGCGCCTGGCGCAGCCGCTCGTTGGCCTCGCGGGCCGCGGCCGTGGCGGCGGCCGGCCAGACCCGGTCGATCGCGGCGTTGACCGCGGCGCCGACGAGCACGGCGAAGGCGGACACGCCGATCCACAGCAGCACGGCGACGGGCGCGGCCAGCGAGCCGTAGATGGTGGGCCCCTCCACGGTGCTGGTGAGGTAGATGCGCAGCAGGAAGCTGCCCAGCACCCACATCCCGAGGGCGACCAGCGCGCCGGGGACGTCCTCGATCCACGGGGAGCGCACCGGGACGGACACGTGGTAGAGCGTCGTCAGGAACACGATCGACAGGACGATGACGACGGGCCAGTACAGCACCTGCACGACCGTCGCCGACCACGGCACCACCCGCACCACCGCGTCCGGCCCGGCCACCATCAGCGGCAGCGCCACCGAGCCGATCAGCAGCGCCACGACGAACAGGGCGAACGCCAGCAGGCGGGTCTTGACGATGCCCCGGACGCCGTCGAGCCCGTACATCACGGTGATGGTGTCGATGAAGACGTTCACCGCGCGCGAGCCCGACCAGAGCGCGAACAGGAAGCCGAGGG
It contains:
- a CDS encoding helix-turn-helix domain-containing protein, coding for MYTERASRLSGAVVWTNAPSGPDAARILPDGCMDLLWHEGRLLVAGPDTRAHLAEGPSGRWAGVRFYPGTAPALLGVPAHELRDRRVELADLWPAARVRQLTARVNAAADQAGALERLALERAAGTAPPDPLLRRVVAALAAGRPVAETADALGLGARALHRRSLAAFGYGPKTLARILRLRRALALARGGVPLAETAARAGYADQAHLSREVRRLTGLAPSGLLGRR
- a CDS encoding YihY/virulence factor BrkB family protein; translated protein: MQPASETSERPSGRLHRARALYRNVSKRRTAWLLLKDTVNSCMEYRILGLAAEAAFFTLLSVPPLLLSIIGLLGYVDMWTGADTIQSLRTNILDASRAVLSDRGVHEIAEPILHDVMKGGRVDVISLGFLFALWSGSRAVNVFIDTITVMYGLDGVRGIVKTRLLAFALFVVALLIGSVALPLMVAGPDAVVRVVPWSATVVQVLYWPVVIVLSIVFLTTLYHVSVPVRSPWIEDVPGALVALGMWVLGSFLLRIYLTSTVEGPTIYGSLAAPVAVLLWIGVSAFAVLVGAAVNAAIDRVWPAAATAAAREANERLRQAQVAEYVARAAASGAADPDMPSEFPERWSRFLPPEDVTARLRAHARATPPQKPEDS
- a CDS encoding VOC family protein produces the protein MTARFDAVGLVVSDMAASVTFYRRLGFAFPEGAETAPHAEAVLPGGIRLLLDTEESVRSFHPGWRPPTGSGRASLALLCDRPEEVDALYEDLVGAGHQGELKPWDAVWGQRYAIVNDPDGNGVDLFAPLPSAQ